The Metabacillus schmidteae genome has a segment encoding these proteins:
- a CDS encoding GcvT family protein yields the protein MDQKRIVIIGAGVVGCSTAYYLSKQGQKNITVIEQGPLFETGGSTSHAPGLVFQLSTSKVLTTLASQTVEAFKELSIDEASSFYSVGSIEVAQTPERFEDLKRKVGIAKSWGIEALILSPEECVEKCALINGEIIYGGLYVPSDGIAKPLRAVDKMASFAKSCGTQFFGHTEVTGIHVVNDEVKTVETSIGSFEADVVICCAGFWGPRIGEMVGVTIPLQPIAHQYVISNDLVELANEIEEVTAPLVRDQDTSMYFRQVFNGIGIGSYQHRPLPVEVSEISKYGETKEMPSVKPFTPEDFEKPWEDAVELIPGLEKAGWKKGINGIFSFTPDGMPLLGESKKVRGFWVAEAIWVTHSAGVGKQMAEWIVNGAPTLDLELCDINRFDIYAQSPAFYKSRSVENYEKVYDIHHPFESADTSRNMRFSPYFGRQQTLGAYFSETSGWEQPQWYEGNAPLVTTYEDSMLMRKGWEARYWSPIIEAEQLHVSQYAGLFDVTASKKRLEINGVGALDFLQELTTSNVDIPIGQMTNTFMLNKIAGIKDEIKIIRLKENKFFIFCSGAVEASWIEKHIPLSSSISINDHTSGVCGLRLIGPKANEIMESLDKMKFNLANWQLKNVKEIYVGNVPVTVVYDIFDGIEGWELFTTFDQGLPLWDLLMNTGNPFHLIAGGARALESLRINSLSARSGKDFWSEHDPYEVDLDHMIDLTKPSFIGKEALVNRKEHGPKVSLVKLMIKEPSVVVMGYEPILSGDKVVGFITSAGYSYSKGCGIVFAMLNPEALHQNSELSIEYFDKRYEAQVINNTLVSSK from the coding sequence ATGGATCAAAAAAGGATTGTCATTATTGGAGCTGGGGTGGTTGGCTGTAGTACTGCTTATTATTTAAGCAAACAGGGACAAAAAAATATTACAGTTATTGAACAAGGTCCTTTATTTGAAACCGGCGGATCAACGTCACATGCTCCAGGACTTGTATTTCAACTGAGTACATCAAAGGTGCTTACTACATTAGCTTCTCAAACAGTGGAGGCATTTAAAGAATTAAGTATTGATGAAGCTTCATCATTCTACTCGGTTGGAAGTATTGAGGTTGCACAAACACCTGAAAGATTTGAAGACTTAAAGAGAAAAGTAGGAATAGCAAAGTCTTGGGGAATAGAGGCTTTGATTCTTTCTCCGGAGGAATGTGTGGAGAAATGTGCCTTGATAAACGGTGAAATTATTTATGGAGGCTTATATGTCCCTTCAGATGGGATTGCTAAACCACTTAGAGCTGTAGATAAAATGGCTAGTTTTGCAAAATCTTGCGGTACACAGTTTTTTGGGCATACAGAAGTTACTGGTATTCATGTTGTAAATGATGAAGTGAAAACAGTGGAAACCAGTATTGGCAGCTTTGAAGCGGATGTTGTTATATGTTGTGCAGGATTTTGGGGACCAAGAATAGGAGAAATGGTAGGAGTGACCATACCTCTTCAGCCAATTGCTCATCAATATGTAATCTCTAATGATTTAGTAGAATTAGCAAATGAAATAGAAGAGGTTACAGCTCCACTCGTTAGGGATCAAGATACGTCTATGTATTTTCGTCAGGTCTTTAATGGAATTGGTATTGGTTCATACCAACATCGGCCATTACCGGTTGAGGTGAGTGAAATTTCTAAATATGGAGAGACGAAAGAAATGCCGTCGGTTAAACCATTTACTCCAGAAGATTTTGAGAAACCGTGGGAAGATGCAGTTGAACTCATCCCAGGATTAGAAAAAGCAGGATGGAAAAAAGGAATAAATGGAATCTTTTCCTTTACACCTGATGGAATGCCATTATTAGGAGAATCAAAAAAGGTTCGAGGCTTTTGGGTCGCGGAAGCTATTTGGGTAACCCATTCAGCTGGAGTTGGAAAACAGATGGCTGAATGGATTGTGAACGGTGCACCAACTCTTGATTTAGAGCTGTGTGATATAAATCGCTTTGATATATATGCTCAAAGCCCGGCATTCTATAAATCACGTTCTGTTGAAAACTATGAAAAAGTATATGATATTCATCACCCTTTTGAGTCTGCTGACACCTCGCGCAATATGAGATTCAGTCCTTATTTTGGACGACAACAAACACTCGGTGCCTATTTTAGTGAAACGTCAGGTTGGGAGCAGCCACAGTGGTATGAAGGAAATGCTCCGCTTGTTACTACTTATGAAGATTCAATGTTAATGAGAAAAGGATGGGAGGCTAGGTACTGGTCACCGATAATTGAAGCAGAACAACTTCATGTAAGCCAATATGCTGGTCTATTTGACGTCACTGCATCCAAAAAGCGATTAGAAATAAATGGTGTCGGCGCACTTGATTTCCTCCAGGAATTAACAACAAGTAATGTTGACATCCCTATTGGACAGATGACAAACACTTTTATGTTAAACAAAATAGCCGGTATTAAGGATGAAATAAAGATTATTCGTTTGAAAGAAAACAAGTTTTTTATTTTTTGTTCAGGTGCGGTTGAAGCAAGTTGGATAGAAAAGCACATTCCACTTTCTAGCTCAATTAGTATAAATGATCATACATCTGGTGTATGTGGCCTTCGTTTAATAGGTCCTAAAGCAAATGAAATTATGGAATCTCTTGATAAAATGAAATTTAATCTAGCAAACTGGCAATTGAAAAATGTAAAAGAAATATATGTTGGGAATGTCCCTGTTACTGTAGTTTACGATATTTTTGATGGAATAGAAGGATGGGAGTTATTCACAACATTTGATCAAGGTTTACCATTATGGGATCTATTAATGAATACAGGAAACCCATTTCATCTTATCGCAGGGGGCGCTCGTGCACTTGAGAGTCTTCGAATTAATTCACTCTCAGCTAGAAGTGGTAAAGACTTCTGGAGTGAGCATGATCCTTATGAAGTTGATTTAGATCATATGATTGATTTGACAAAACCATCCTTTATTGGAAAAGAGGCATTAGTGAACCGGAAGGAACATGGTCCAAAAGTATCATTAGTAAAGTTAATGATAAAAGAACCTTCTGTAGTTGTTATGGGGTATGAACCTATTTTGAGTGGAGATAAGGTTGTAGGATTTATTACTAGTGCGGGCTATAGCTACAGCAAAGGTTGTGGGATCGTCTTCGCAATGTTAAACCCAGAAGCTTTACATCAGAATAGTGAATTAAGTATTGAGTATTTCGACAAACGTTACGAAGCTCAAGTAATAAACAACACACTAGTAAGCTCCAAATAA
- the solA gene encoding N-methyl-L-tryptophan oxidase — protein sequence MSKHYDVIVIGLGAMGSTAAYQLAKRGQKVLGLEQFGPAHDLGSSHGGSRIIRQSYFEDPAYVPLLLRAYELWDEIERESGEEILTITGGLMFGSPDSLTVSGSIKSAIQWNLAYEVLDAESIRRRFPVFNPTSNTVGLYEELAGFVRPEKSVYTHLLQAEKYGADLKFFESVQSWEANPSGEGVRVLTSSGTYEAGKIVISAGAWAPTLLKDLGITLQVERHIQMFFEPKNGIEPFKVGKHPIYIWEADDGVQLYGFPSTGIGAEGAKIAFFRKGKQCLPETIDRNVYDKEVEMMREYISQGLPQLNGRFLQGKTCLYTNTPDEHFVISEHPEHPQVAIAAGFSGHGFKFASVVGEILADLVIDGKTNHPIDLFSPKRFAYQ from the coding sequence ATGTCAAAGCATTATGATGTTATCGTTATTGGATTAGGTGCTATGGGGAGTACGGCTGCGTACCAACTAGCAAAAAGAGGACAGAAAGTTCTTGGACTTGAACAATTTGGTCCGGCACATGATCTAGGTTCTAGCCATGGTGGTTCAAGAATTATAAGACAATCCTATTTTGAGGATCCTGCTTATGTTCCTTTATTACTTAGAGCATATGAACTGTGGGATGAGATCGAACGAGAAAGTGGAGAAGAAATTTTAACGATAACAGGTGGTCTAATGTTTGGATCTCCAGATAGTTTAACAGTCTCAGGTAGTATTAAGAGTGCGATTCAGTGGAATTTAGCCTATGAAGTACTTGACGCAGAAAGCATACGGAGACGTTTTCCGGTTTTTAATCCCACTTCTAATACTGTCGGTTTATATGAAGAACTCGCAGGTTTTGTTAGACCTGAAAAGAGTGTATATACTCATTTATTACAAGCGGAAAAATATGGCGCTGATCTTAAGTTTTTTGAATCTGTTCAGTCTTGGGAAGCGAATCCCTCTGGTGAAGGTGTTCGTGTCCTAACAAGTAGCGGAACATATGAAGCTGGAAAAATAGTTATTTCAGCAGGAGCTTGGGCACCAACGTTATTAAAAGATTTAGGAATAACCTTACAAGTAGAGCGACATATTCAAATGTTTTTTGAGCCAAAGAATGGAATTGAACCATTCAAGGTAGGAAAACACCCTATTTATATATGGGAAGCTGATGATGGAGTTCAATTATATGGTTTTCCTTCTACTGGAATAGGAGCGGAAGGAGCAAAAATTGCCTTTTTCCGCAAAGGGAAGCAATGTTTGCCTGAAACCATTGATCGAAACGTGTATGACAAAGAAGTGGAGATGATGAGAGAGTATATATCTCAAGGTCTTCCACAGTTAAACGGTCGATTTTTACAAGGTAAAACTTGCCTGTATACAAACACACCAGATGAACATTTTGTTATATCGGAGCATCCAGAACATCCACAAGTGGCCATTGCTGCAGGTTTTTCAGGACACGGATTTAAGTTTGCTAGTGTAGTCGGGGAAATTTTAGCTGACTTAGTGATCGATGGAAAAACGAATCATCCTATTGATTTATTTAGTCCAAAACGTTTTGCCTATCAATAA
- a CDS encoding aromatic ring-hydroxylating oxygenase subunit alpha — MIIKENVVNGNGKIKSTLKGELYTSPEIFELEKKHIFAKHWLFVGYEYDVAEPGQYITLKVEGENILIIRGKDLVLRGFLNVCRHRGATLCSDSSGKTGIIRCPYHSWSYGLDGRLAGVPKSSDCREELVNNESYGLEKVYVQTWHGLIWLNLSENPLPLEEQLNPQIIDRFGELETLARYQIQNLRVAQRKEYDVKANWKIIVENFQECYHCSAIHPELTSAFPQFRTGVGTQNETGSGASFSENIEAFSISGKGNRPMLKGLLPEDDRLYYGMTINPHIFINLTPDHVIIHRIIPISAERSIVICDWLFDPDEMAKTDFDATDAVELFHRVNEQDFEACQWCQENMRSKAYQNGGILVPIEHHVSHFYDYVLESIGLSSNQMAN, encoded by the coding sequence ATGATAATTAAAGAAAATGTTGTAAATGGTAATGGAAAAATTAAATCTACATTAAAAGGTGAACTGTATACTTCCCCAGAGATTTTTGAATTAGAAAAAAAGCATATCTTTGCAAAACACTGGCTTTTTGTGGGCTATGAGTATGACGTGGCTGAGCCTGGTCAATATATCACACTTAAGGTTGAAGGTGAAAATATATTGATTATTAGAGGGAAAGATCTTGTGCTACGTGGTTTTTTAAATGTATGTCGTCATCGGGGTGCTACACTTTGTAGTGATTCTTCAGGGAAAACTGGTATTATTCGTTGCCCTTACCATTCATGGAGCTATGGACTTGATGGTCGATTAGCAGGGGTTCCAAAATCAAGTGATTGCCGCGAGGAGTTAGTAAATAATGAAAGTTATGGTTTGGAGAAAGTGTATGTCCAAACATGGCATGGATTAATCTGGTTGAACTTATCAGAAAATCCACTGCCTCTTGAGGAACAATTAAATCCGCAAATAATTGATCGTTTTGGTGAGCTTGAGACATTAGCTAGATACCAAATTCAAAACTTAAGAGTTGCTCAACGTAAAGAATATGATGTGAAAGCAAACTGGAAGATTATTGTAGAAAACTTTCAAGAATGCTATCATTGCTCAGCTATTCATCCAGAACTTACTTCAGCTTTCCCTCAATTCCGTACTGGAGTTGGTACACAGAATGAAACAGGTTCAGGAGCAAGTTTTAGTGAAAATATAGAGGCATTCTCGATTAGTGGAAAAGGAAATCGACCAATGTTAAAAGGGTTATTACCAGAGGATGATCGGTTATATTACGGAATGACTATAAATCCACATATATTTATTAATTTAACACCTGATCATGTTATCATACATCGCATCATTCCAATCAGTGCGGAAAGATCTATTGTTATTTGTGATTGGTTATTTGATCCAGATGAAATGGCTAAAACAGATTTTGATGCTACAGATGCTGTTGAATTATTTCATCGAGTAAATGAACAAGACTTCGAGGCATGTCAATGGTGTCAAGAAAATATGAGATCAAAAGCCTACCAGAACGGAGGAATTCTGGTACCAATTGAGCATCATGTTTCTCACTTTTATGATTATGTTCTAGAATCGATTGGATTATCATCAAATCAAATGGCTAATTAA
- a CDS encoding NAD(P)/FAD-dependent oxidoreductase, translating to MSQNKEIFDITIIGGGPVGLFTAFYGGMRQCSVKIIESLLQLGGQLSALYPDKYIYDVAGFPKILAQDLINNLKDQMAKFEPIIALEQKVESVEKDSDGTFKITTNQDIHYTKSIIITAGNGAFQPRKLELEEATKYETTNLHYFVGDINKFSGKRVMVAGGGDSAVDWALMLEPIAEKVFLTHRRDKFRAHEHSVELLKKSTVEVLTPYVPTQLIGEDKINEVVLEAVKGSEIKTISIDELIVNFGFVSSLGPIKEWGLEIEKNSIVVNSRMETNIEGIYAAGDICTYDGKVNLIASGFGEAPTAVNNAKAYIDPKAKVQPGHSSSMNFEKKSVAVTQ from the coding sequence ATGTCTCAAAATAAAGAGATATTTGATATTACTATTATTGGAGGAGGTCCTGTAGGTTTATTCACTGCCTTTTATGGAGGAATGCGCCAATGTAGCGTAAAAATAATAGAGAGCCTACTACAATTGGGAGGGCAGCTTAGTGCATTATACCCTGATAAATATATATATGATGTAGCAGGGTTTCCAAAAATACTTGCACAGGATTTGATAAATAACTTAAAGGATCAAATGGCAAAATTCGAACCAATTATTGCTCTTGAACAGAAAGTAGAATCTGTTGAAAAGGATTCAGACGGTACGTTTAAGATAACGACAAACCAAGATATTCACTATACAAAGTCAATCATTATTACAGCAGGAAATGGAGCTTTTCAACCTCGTAAACTTGAACTTGAAGAAGCTACTAAATATGAGACTACGAATTTACATTACTTTGTAGGAGATATCAATAAGTTTTCTGGAAAACGTGTTATGGTTGCTGGTGGAGGAGATTCAGCAGTTGACTGGGCGCTCATGCTCGAACCAATTGCTGAGAAAGTATTTCTGACTCACCGACGTGATAAATTTCGTGCACATGAACATAGTGTTGAATTGTTAAAGAAATCAACCGTTGAAGTATTAACACCATATGTCCCAACTCAGTTAATTGGTGAAGATAAAATTAATGAGGTTGTTCTAGAAGCTGTAAAAGGAAGTGAAATAAAGACCATTTCTATTGATGAGCTAATTGTAAACTTTGGTTTTGTTTCTTCTCTTGGACCAATTAAAGAGTGGGGTCTTGAAATTGAAAAAAACTCAATCGTTGTTAATTCTAGAATGGAAACAAATATTGAAGGAATTTATGCTGCAGGTGATATATGTACCTATGATGGCAAGGTGAATCTCATTGCAAGTGGCTTCGGGGAAGCACCAACTGCAGTAAATAATGCAAAAGCATATATTGACCCAAAAGCAAAAGTTCAGCCAGGGCATAGTTCTTCAATGAACTTTGAAAAAAAGAGTGTTGCTGTAACACAATAG
- a CDS encoding BCCT family transporter yields MKTKPLYLNSLFFISILLTCIFIIWGIFFTENMNTITSALFDGTVSNLGWIYILGAFFFVLFSFYLMFSKYGKIRLGKDADKPEFSTGSWLAMLFGAGTGIGIVYYGVAEPVLHYTSPPVGEGYNAAAAEKAMEYSFFHWGLQPWGIYAVIGLAFAFFQFKKGLPASVSSAFYPILKEKIHGPIGNIIDILAIIATVFGIATSLGLGTMQITAGLNHLFNIPDTLPIQLTVIGVATILYMLSISTGIGRGIKILSNTALLLSIAIMAIIIVAGPTTSIFNTLIDSTGGYISNWVNMSLGLVPFGDASWLHGWTLFYWAWWIAWAPFVGLFIARISKGRTISEFIFGVLIVPTLGTFLWFSVFGGSALHIIHNLGNTELATAVTSNLSLSIFNFFEYLPFPLLLSMLGFLVIAVYYITVADTATYVLGMLSERGRLTPSTSVKITWGIIQALVATVLLLAGGLEVLQRFSIVVAFPFAIIMFLMCWSLFIELRKEVNINSKKYSLVKDRTEKHIEPITSTENKTGTNSY; encoded by the coding sequence ATGAAAACCAAGCCTTTATATTTAAACAGCTTATTTTTTATCTCGATTTTACTAACCTGTATCTTTATTATTTGGGGAATCTTTTTCACTGAAAATATGAATACAATTACTTCCGCATTATTTGATGGTACTGTTTCCAACTTAGGATGGATTTATATTTTAGGAGCATTTTTCTTTGTATTATTTTCCTTTTACCTAATGTTCTCAAAGTATGGTAAAATCCGACTCGGTAAGGATGCTGATAAACCTGAATTTTCAACAGGATCCTGGCTTGCGATGTTATTTGGTGCAGGTACAGGAATAGGAATTGTCTATTATGGTGTTGCTGAACCAGTGCTACACTACACCTCACCTCCAGTTGGAGAAGGATATAATGCTGCTGCAGCTGAAAAAGCTATGGAATATTCATTTTTTCATTGGGGGTTACAACCCTGGGGAATATACGCTGTTATAGGGCTGGCATTTGCGTTTTTTCAATTCAAAAAGGGACTACCTGCTTCCGTTAGTTCTGCCTTTTATCCCATCTTAAAAGAAAAAATTCACGGTCCAATAGGAAATATAATTGATATTCTTGCTATTATTGCAACTGTTTTCGGTATAGCAACTTCTTTAGGATTAGGAACTATGCAAATCACTGCCGGTTTAAACCACTTATTCAATATTCCGGATACTCTACCCATTCAGTTGACTGTTATTGGTGTTGCTACAATTCTTTATATGTTATCAATCAGTACCGGAATAGGCCGTGGAATTAAGATCCTGTCAAATACGGCCCTGCTTTTATCTATCGCAATAATGGCTATTATTATCGTTGCAGGTCCAACCACCTCTATTTTTAATACGCTAATAGATTCAACAGGTGGTTATATTAGCAATTGGGTTAATATGAGTTTAGGATTAGTGCCATTCGGAGATGCATCGTGGTTACATGGTTGGACGCTCTTTTACTGGGCATGGTGGATTGCATGGGCACCTTTTGTTGGCTTATTTATTGCTAGAATCTCTAAAGGGAGAACAATTAGTGAATTTATTTTTGGTGTATTAATTGTTCCAACTCTTGGCACTTTTTTATGGTTTTCTGTCTTTGGTGGTTCAGCATTACATATTATTCACAACTTAGGAAACACAGAACTTGCCACAGCTGTCACTTCAAATCTTTCATTATCTATTTTTAACTTCTTTGAGTATTTACCATTTCCTTTACTTTTAAGCATGTTAGGCTTTTTAGTTATAGCAGTATATTATATTACAGTTGCTGATACAGCTACCTATGTTTTAGGAATGCTCTCAGAGAGAGGGAGATTAACACCATCTACTAGCGTTAAAATAACATGGGGAATTATTCAAGCACTGGTTGCTACTGTTTTACTACTAGCCGGTGGATTAGAGGTTCTACAACGATTTTCTATTGTAGTAGCATTCCCTTTCGCTATTATCATGTTTCTAATGTGTTGGTCTTTGTTTATTGAATTAAGAAAAGAAGTTAATATCAATTCAAAGAAGTATTCCTTGGTAAAGGATCGTACAGAGAAACATATTGAGCCTATAACAAGTACAGAAAATAAAACTGGTACTAATTCTTATTAA
- the glyA gene encoding serine hydroxymethyltransferase, whose amino-acid sequence MGLRVNDSTIFEAIEKEKCRQHQTLELIASENFVSEDVLEAMGSIMTNKYAEGYPEKRYYGGCEFVDVAEQVAIERLTELFGSKYANVQPHSGAQANLAVFYALLTPGDKVMGMDLSHGGHLTHGSPVSISGKWFDIVSYGVREDTHLIDYDEVESIAEKEKPKLIIAGASAYPRTIDFKRFKSIADQVGAKFMVDMAHIAGLVAAGLHPSPVPYADVITSTTHKTLRGPRGGVILTNKEEIIKAVNKAVFPGIQGGPLMHIIAAKAVAFNEALQPSFYKYSKQVITNAKILSETLIREGATLVSGGTDNHIVLLDVRPWGLTGKEAEKLLEEAGITVNKNTIPYDPESPFITSGIRMGTAALTTRGMQREEMVKIGEMIAEILKNKGEKTVLEKAKETTKVICGIYPLFQQSIYV is encoded by the coding sequence ATGGGTTTGCGCGTAAATGATTCTACCATTTTTGAAGCGATTGAGAAGGAGAAGTGCCGTCAGCATCAAACACTAGAGTTAATTGCATCAGAAAACTTTGTTAGTGAAGATGTCTTAGAAGCTATGGGAAGCATCATGACAAATAAATATGCAGAAGGATATCCAGAGAAGCGCTATTATGGCGGATGTGAGTTTGTTGATGTAGCCGAGCAAGTAGCGATTGAGCGTCTAACGGAATTATTTGGATCTAAGTATGCTAATGTTCAGCCGCATTCGGGAGCACAAGCAAATCTCGCTGTTTTTTATGCATTGCTAACGCCAGGAGATAAAGTGATGGGAATGGATCTCTCCCATGGTGGTCACTTAACACATGGAAGTCCTGTCAGCATATCTGGAAAATGGTTTGACATTGTGTCCTACGGTGTAAGAGAAGATACTCACTTGATTGATTATGATGAAGTTGAAAGCATTGCAGAAAAAGAGAAACCAAAATTAATAATTGCAGGGGCAAGTGCCTATCCACGAACGATTGACTTTAAACGATTTAAAAGCATTGCAGATCAAGTTGGAGCAAAATTTATGGTCGACATGGCACATATTGCTGGACTCGTTGCTGCGGGTCTTCATCCATCACCAGTTCCATATGCAGATGTCATAACAAGCACAACACATAAAACCTTGAGAGGACCGCGTGGCGGAGTTATTTTAACAAATAAAGAAGAGATCATAAAAGCTGTAAATAAGGCTGTTTTTCCAGGTATTCAGGGTGGACCGCTTATGCACATCATTGCAGCTAAAGCAGTTGCCTTTAATGAAGCACTACAGCCTAGTTTTTATAAATACTCTAAGCAAGTAATTACTAATGCAAAGATATTAAGTGAAACATTAATAAGGGAAGGAGCAACACTTGTTTCTGGTGGTACGGATAACCATATTGTCCTATTAGATGTTCGCCCATGGGGCTTAACTGGCAAAGAAGCGGAAAAATTATTGGAAGAAGCAGGTATTACCGTTAACAAAAACACGATTCCATATGATCCAGAGAGTCCGTTTATAACTAGCGGAATTCGGATGGGAACTGCTGCACTAACAACTCGTGGAATGCAACGGGAAGAAATGGTGAAAATTGGTGAAATGATCGCTGAGATTTTAAAAAATAAAGGTGAAAAAACGGTGCTTGAAAAAGCTAAAGAAACAACGAAAGTCATTTGCGGTATTTATCCTTTATTTCAACAATCAATTTATGTTTAA
- a CDS encoding serine dehydratase beta chain has translation MEFQSCFDIIGPIMVGPSSSHTAGVVSIGKFIHELVGGCPEVANIIFYDSFAETYQGHGTDKALLGGLIGLKTDDLRIRQSLELAEKYGVKYDLEFDVHCDYFPHPNTTVVKAKRGDRHVKVGGVSLGGGISKIFMINDELVDIRLSTDDDYAALAKKVEQCGKVYPGLLL, from the coding sequence ATGGAATTTCAAAGTTGTTTTGATATTATTGGTCCAATCATGGTAGGTCCTTCAAGCTCTCATACAGCAGGAGTAGTATCAATTGGAAAGTTTATTCATGAGTTGGTTGGTGGATGTCCCGAAGTGGCTAACATTATTTTTTATGATTCCTTTGCTGAAACCTATCAAGGTCATGGAACTGATAAAGCATTGCTTGGTGGCTTGATTGGGCTAAAAACAGATGATTTGCGAATTAGACAATCATTAGAATTAGCAGAAAAGTATGGGGTAAAGTACGATTTGGAATTTGACGTTCACTGCGACTATTTTCCTCATCCAAATACAACGGTTGTAAAAGCGAAGCGTGGTGATCGCCATGTTAAGGTTGGCGGTGTATCCCTTGGGGGCGGTATATCAAAAATCTTTATGATCAACGATGAACTGGTTGATATTCGACTAAGCACAGATGATGACTATGCAGCACTTGCCAAAAAGGTTGAACAATGTGGGAAAGTATACCCAGGGTTACTTTTATGA
- the sdaAA gene encoding L-serine ammonia-lyase, iron-sulfur-dependent, subunit alpha has translation MNIQSMEELIVACQSEQKNIGEMMLMLEVEKSGKEEETIIRMMEERLIKMKEAVDNGIKDRSTAPSGISGGDAVKMFEYTTQGKSLSGIYISDAMTYSLATSENNARMGVIVATPTAGAAGILPGVLFSLLKNDHFSHQELVMGLFTASMLGYVIANRSFISGAAGGCQAEVGSATAMAAGTIVELKGGTPEQAVNATAIAMKSLLGLVCDPVAGLVEVPCIKRNVIGTSIAFSAADLALAGVESRIPCDEVIEAMYMIGKEMPRTLKETSLGGLAATETAKQVKERVFCKKS, from the coding sequence ATGAACATTCAGTCTATGGAAGAGTTGATTGTAGCTTGTCAGAGTGAGCAAAAAAACATTGGTGAAATGATGTTAATGTTGGAAGTAGAAAAGTCGGGAAAAGAGGAAGAAACCATTATCCGTATGATGGAAGAACGATTAATAAAAATGAAGGAAGCCGTAGATAACGGGATAAAAGATCGCTCAACTGCACCAAGTGGTATTTCCGGAGGTGATGCGGTGAAAATGTTTGAGTATACAACACAAGGAAAATCACTTTCAGGAATCTATATTAGCGATGCCATGACTTACTCATTAGCAACATCAGAAAACAATGCACGAATGGGAGTCATTGTTGCTACGCCGACAGCAGGAGCGGCAGGAATCTTACCGGGTGTACTTTTTTCACTTCTTAAAAACGATCATTTTTCCCATCAAGAGTTAGTTATGGGGTTATTTACAGCAAGTATGCTTGGTTATGTGATTGCAAACCGCTCGTTTATTTCAGGAGCAGCTGGAGGTTGTCAAGCAGAAGTAGGATCTGCAACTGCTATGGCTGCTGGAACCATCGTCGAGCTAAAAGGAGGCACTCCGGAACAAGCCGTAAATGCGACGGCTATTGCCATGAAATCACTGTTAGGTTTAGTATGTGATCCTGTTGCTGGTCTTGTTGAAGTACCATGTATTAAACGAAATGTCATTGGGACATCGATCGCCTTTTCAGCCGCAGACTTAGCTCTTGCGGGTGTAGAAAGCCGGATTCCGTGTGATGAGGTGATTGAGGCCATGTATATGATAGGAAAAGAAATGCCGCGAACCTTAAAAGAAACATCACTTGGTGGACTCGCTGCAACAGAAACCGCTAAACAAGTAAAGGAAAGAGTATTTTGCAAGAAATCTTAA